A genomic region of Drosophila kikkawai strain 14028-0561.14 chromosome X, DkikHiC1v2, whole genome shotgun sequence contains the following coding sequences:
- the LOC108076007 gene encoding uncharacterized protein — protein MSGTQDLDRKYLRSMPGLCKLACLLCSFIGFLCIVCGPVRVSNFRGSFYLAVVSLGFVATAGLLLARLLRLWQRQFCRCDPTLWSLAVHASLALAYFTASGLVLSLDIGAYTAAAFFGLTAFSINGLEAYGNYRRSRQRDVATQTI, from the exons ATGTCGGGCACCCAGGACCTCGATCGCAAGTATCTGCGCAGCATGCCGGGCCTCTGCAAGCTGGCCTGCCTG CTCTGCAGCTTCATTGGATTCCTGTGCATTGTATGCGGGCCGGTGCGCGTGAGCAACTTCCGCGGCAGCTTCTACTTGGCGGTGGTGTCTCTGGGATTCGTGGCCACCGCCGGCCTGCTGCTGGCCCGGCTCCTGCGTCTCTGGCAGCGCCAGTTTTGCCGCTGCGATCCGACGCTCTGGTCGCTGGCAGTGCATGCCTCACTGGCATTGGCCTACTTCACGGCCTCCGGCCTCGTCCTGTCCCTGGACATTGGAGCCTACACGGCCGCGGCG TTCTTTGGGCTGACTGCCTTCAGCATCAATGGCCTGGAGGCCTATGGTAACTACAGACGCAGCCGCCAGCGGGATGTGGCCACCCAGACGATATAG